The DNA segment GGCAAGGTGACCGACCTGAAGAAGGGCGCTGTCAACACCGACGTCACCATTACCGATGATGCCGGCCTGGCGATCGCGGCCATCATCACCAACAGCAGCGCCGACCGCCTCGGCCTTGCCGTCGGCAAGCCGGCTGCGGCGGTCTTCAAGGCATCGAGCGTGATCGTGGGCGTGGAGAGCTGAGGCAGCGGCGGCCGGCATCAGGCCCGCTGCTTCACCTCGGCGTTCGGTGCGCCGCCTGCGCCGCCCTCGGCAGCGCGACCCGCGCGGCAGCAGGCGCTATCCAACCGAGGTATTGCGGGCTTTTTCAGAAATCCCCGGCTGTTCGGCCGGCAGCACCGGTTTGTCGACGCATCCAACCGGAGCGACCGGCGCAATCGGCGCAATCGGCGAGATGGCGTCGGTGGATGGCATGGCACGGGAGCAATCAATACGCTGGATGATGTCGCCGTTCTTGTCATGC comes from the Cupriavidus sp. P-10 genome and includes:
- a CDS encoding DUF2188 domain-containing protein — protein: MPVQNCNVHVVFDGHWAIAAEGEGRLQVGLDMTSAIALATSLAVERQAMLYVHDKNGDIIQRIDCSRAMPSTDAISPIAPIAPVAPVGCVDKPVLPAEQPGISEKARNTSVG